TATTATATTTAGCTATATCAAAGTGCTTAAGCAATGTTGAACAAATAGACTGTACTGAGTCAGCCAGGAAACCTAGCGACGAAACGTTAAATCAAATGTACAACAACTGGTTAGGACTGGACAACGATATTCATTCGACATTTGACTTGATAccacacatgtataaaatgcgTCACAAAGACATTATTCTGGATGCTCTACCAACGGTTTGGAGACAGAGAATTAATGGCCGTGCTAAGTGCCATAAAAAGTTAAAACGAAAAAGCGAAAATTTAATGGACATGTCTTTGTGTCCTTGGTATGTGGAAATGAATGTCGATAAGAGCAGGTATCCCGAGATTATGGCA
The genomic region above belongs to Mercenaria mercenaria strain notata chromosome 12, MADL_Memer_1, whole genome shotgun sequence and contains:
- the LOC123534557 gene encoding uncharacterized protein LOC123534557 isoform X1; translated protein: MINYGIQFTYRPNWNLAIIVVLYLAISKCLSNVEQIDCTESARKPSDETLNQMYNNWLGLDNDIHSTFDLIPHMYKMRHKDIILDALPTVWRQRINGRAKCHKKLKRKSENLMDMSLCPWYVEMNVDKSRYPEIMANARCTCKHCYNFDGIMPDRSKRIGKPRCKEIKQKFKVLRVEKNSRGAPVCQRNDTNTFLYKNSYEEVTIGCTCALKRDRTVKDIPTKTGS
- the LOC123534557 gene encoding uncharacterized protein LOC123534557 isoform X2 is translated as MDIKAIIVVLYLAISKCLSNVEQIDCTESARKPSDETLNQMYNNWLGLDNDIHSTFDLIPHMYKMRHKDIILDALPTVWRQRINGRAKCHKKLKRKSENLMDMSLCPWYVEMNVDKSRYPEIMANARCTCKHCYNFDGIMPDRSKRIGKPRCKEIKQKFKVLRVEKNSRGAPVCQRNDTNTFLYKNSYEEVTIGCTCALKRDRTVKDIPTKTGS